From Apium graveolens cultivar Ventura chromosome 9, ASM990537v1, whole genome shotgun sequence, the proteins below share one genomic window:
- the LOC141686295 gene encoding uncharacterized protein LOC141686295 codes for MDEENGNNQNNNENQNNNDNQGNNDEGGNVFDQLAETLVVLVNQQPKPYIVSQFKRLNPPTFDGATDPAVVEMWIQEMEKAFGLLGSNMQHTVTLAVYQLQGSPYDCWLMEKRKNETTNLEENHEPYTWAKFKKALEDKYFPQTVHLQKERYFIWLQQGDETVIQYEAEFAKLAKYASTLVADESSRARRLKEGLRIDIRNSVASFIFQTYEAVLNKALVIERGLKESKKASSSWNKRRFT; via the coding sequence ATGGACGAGGAGAATGGTAACAATCAGAACAACAACGAGAATCAGAACAACAATGACAATCAAGGAAACAATGATGAAGGAGGAAACGTCTTTGACCAGCTGGCTGAAACTCTAGTTGTACTTGTGAATCAGCAACCGAAGCCCTACATCGTCTCTCAGTTCAAGCGTTTGAACCCGCCAACTTTTGATGGAGCAACTGATCCGGCAGTTGTCGAGATGTGGATCcaagagatggaaaaagctttcGGACTTCTAGGGAGCAATATGCAGCATACGGTGACCTTAGCTGTGTACCAATTGCAAGGAAGCCCTTACGACTGTTGGCTCATGGAGAAGAGGAAGAATGAGACGACAAATCTTGAAGAAAATCATGAACCGTACACTTGGGCAAAGTTCAAAAAGGCTTTAGAGGACAAGTACTTTCCTCAAACGGTTCATCTGCAGAAAGAGAGGTACTTCATTTGGCTTCAGCAAGGTGACGAAACCGTCATTCAATATGAAGCAGAATTTGCAAAGCTTGCAAAGTACGCATCGACCTTAGTAGCAGATGAGAGCAGTCGAGCACGAAGATTGAAAGAGGGACTTCGAATCGACATCAGGAACTCTGTGGCGTCTTTTATATTTCAGACATACGAGGCTGTCCTAAATAAGGCGTTAGTGATCGAGAGGGGCTTAAAAGAATCTAAAAAGGCGTCTAGCAGCTGGAATAAGAGGCGGTTCACTTAA